From the genome of Prionailurus bengalensis isolate Pbe53 chromosome D1, Fcat_Pben_1.1_paternal_pri, whole genome shotgun sequence:
TACCTCCTGGTCAATTCCAATAGGAGTCAACGAGCATACTGGAAATAGCTCCCGGTATGGGGACAGAACCCAAGATGGGCTCTAGGCTCTCAAGGGTATTGGGAGGAGGCAGGAACCGAGGAAGGGTGAACAGAAGTGTTTGAGTGtctgcagaggcacagagagggactTGCCTCAAACTTTGGAATACAAGGGCCCCCGGCCCTCTCTGAGAAACTGCTCTCAGCGGTAGTAACGacacagagaggggcgcctgggtggctcagtcagctaagcgtccgactcttgatttggctcaggtcacgatctcacagttagcgggatcgtgggatggagccctaggtcaggctctgtgctgacagtgcagagcctgcttgggattctctctctctctctctctctgttcctccccctgctctctctctcaaagtaaataaagatgaaaaaaacttGGTTAAAAAGACGCAGAGAATGTAAGAAGAGAATCTAGTTCCAAGCTAGGAAGGAGGGAGGTAGGAAGGTGGGGCTGAGTGGGACCTTGGAGGAAACGTAGGCATTAATGAGACAGGCAGTCGGGGGGAGAAAGAATTGTTCTGTAAAAGGTAGAGTTGGAGCAAAGTCTTGGAGACGGGaatgatgaacctggaggacaggGCGCCTAAGGCGATAAAGTAGAAGGCGAGGCTTGAGAAGTTGGAGGAATATACATTTTGTAGACACGTCAAGCCCCCGTAGGGGAGTTCAGACGTCACCCTGCGAGCCCATGGTTTTCAAATGAAAGTAgagctggtttttgtttttttttttttaattaaatgagagCTCCTGTGTGAACCACACGAGACAAGAGTGGAGAAGTTTGGTTCGAAGCGAAGGAGAGGAGctgagcctccccctccccccctccccccccccccccccccgcccccagccccaggaagCCCTGCAAGGACAGTCCCTGGATAGGATCACGCTGTGTGGAGTGCCCTGCAATCGGATCTGAAATGTGGCCGTGTGTGTCAAACCTCTTTCCCTAAGAGAACATGCAGttaatctcatttctttttgagaactaCATCGTATTCTGTTGTGTGAATGCACGGAGAGCTGGCTTACGCCAATCTCCTGTTGAGTAAGTGCATCACAAACATGACTTCTTATAATTGGCTTTGCTATTAAATGTGAAACCGGGCGAGGGGGGTAAAGGTGAAAAGCAAACCACTGCTTACAGGTAACCGGGGACCAACGAAGGACTTTAAGCAGGACACTGACGGGATCTGCAGGTTGGAAAATTCCTCCTGTGTTTGGCGGATGGACAAGGGTGGAGAAGTTGCTGGCATGGGGCCATGGAGGCGGTAGGGTGAACAAGGGCTGGACTGAGGCTGTGGCAGAgggatgctggggtggggggaggcagagggctcTGCCATCACACCGATGtatcccccacccctttcccccagACCCACTTGCCCCGGGGACCAGAAGGAAAGACACAGGTTGGGGACCTGGGTCTGCCCACTGAGAGCGAATGTGTGACCCAcaactggggcccctgggtggcagcGTAACCATCTCCTGCCTTGTGCAAGACCCTCACTCTCCTGGAAGAAGGGCAGTGTGAGACCATCTAGAGCTTCTGTGCAGAGTATCCTGTCCCATCCTCTGCCTCCCCGGGGCTCATCATTTATAGAAGTGTCTTTTTCAACCCACATAAGTTGGTTATAATTGGTTTGAAACcatggggagggggctggtgggaggggtggagaacaGGGCTGGGAAGTGAGGAGGAGCAGGTGCAGGGGGACAGCTGCGAGTGAAAGGTATGAAAACAGACACCGTGTCTTCCTTTGCGGTTAGCTGGGTAAACAACCTGAGCGCTGGTGGGGTGGGgtaaggggggaggaggagggggggaggaggaggaggaggtgaggggaggaggaaggggaggaggaggaggaggagcttcCAGAGACAAAGTGGGCGGCGCATCACCCTCTCTTGGAACAGCAacaccccttcctctcttctgaagccaagaaggaagcagaggagggagctCCCGAGTGatgggcaggagcagggagggaagccCAGGCAGGGCTGCGTAGTGGTGGAAAAATCGGCTCTGGAGGGAGATCAGCGTGGGTTCAAACACACCTGACCTTTGTAAGATAGGAAAatcacagggacgcctgggtggctcagtcggttaggcgtctgacttcggctcaggtcatgatctcacagcgagttcgagccccgtgtcaggctctgtgctgtcagctcaggagctcaggagactggagcctgcttccgattctgtctccctctctctctgcccctcccctgctcgctctccgtctgtctctctctctctctctctctcaaaaataaacaaacagtaaaaaaaaaaaaaaaaaaagacaggaatagcACATACCTGAGCTTGTTATGCGGagtgaacaaagcaggaggctAGCGCTACAATTTCAGCTACAGTGAAGACATTCAGGAACAGGGAGACACATCAAGAGGAAGCCCGTAGGCCACACCAGCAGCTGCCCCCTCAGCAGGATCTTAGGTTTTAGCGCCCACTGCTCTGTTGGGAATTGGAGCAGACGGCCCCTTGCCCCAACCAGACCCATTTCCAAAACTGAAGTTCCAATTCCACGCCGTGAGCCGGCGGCCTTCCCTACCCGAGGACACGTAAACTCAAAGCACCTAACAGGTGCACAGCCCTTTAGAGTCCGTGAAGCCTCTCCCTACCAAATGCACCACGCATCTCCTTCCATCTTCGTCACCACCCCGCGAGGAATCAGTCCCGTTTACAGTCGAAACCTGCAGCTGGAAAGGGCAAAGCGATTTGTTCGTGGACAcacagggggaggtggggattTGGTCGGTGGGATGTATCGGGAGCCCAGGGACAAAGGcagcgtgggggtggggaggacaggagaAATCTACAGGGGACTCGGGGTCCCCCTGTGAGGGGGAAGATGGGTCCTCAGTtcccagccctgctgtctccTTGCCCTTGCAGTACAAGGAACTAGGCAACTACAGCGACAGCACGGAGAGCCCCGCGGTGGAGAATCACCTCTGCTCCACAGCGGAGGGGCCCCTCCTGTCCTCCTTCAAGGCCGTGTTCATGCCCGTGGCCTACGGCCTCATCTTCCTCCTGGGGATGATGGGCAACATCCTGGTGCTGGTGATCCTGGAACGCCACCGGCAAACCCGCAGCTCCACCGAGACCTTCCTGTTCCACCTGGCCGTGGCCGACCTCCTCCTGGTCTTCATCCTGCCTTTTGCCGTGATCGAGGGCTCCGTGGGCTGGCTCCTGGGCACTTTCCTCTGCAAAACTGTGATCGCCCTGCACAAGATCAACTTCTACTGCAGCAGCCTGCTCCTGGCCTGCATCGCCGTGGACCGCTACCTGGCCATCGTCCACGCCGTCCACGCCTACCGCCACCGCCGCCTCCTCTCCATCCACATCACCTGTGCCACCATCTGGCTGGCGGGCATCTTCTTCGCCTTGCCGGAAATCCTCTTCGCCAAAGTGAGCCGCCTCCATCGCAACGACTCTCTGCCGCGCTGTACCTTCTCTCAGGAGAACCGAGCTGAAACCAACGCCTGGTTCACCTCCCGCTTCCTCTACCACCTCGGGGGCTTCCTACTGCCCATGCTGGTGATGGCCTGGTGCTACGTAGGAGTGGTGCACCGGCTGTGCCAGGCCCAGCGGCGCCCGCAGAGGCAGAAGGCGGTCAGGGTGGCCATCCTGGTGACGagtgtcttctttctctgttgGTCGCCCTACCACGTCGTCATCTTCCTGGACACCCTGGCGAGGCTGAAGACCGTGAGCAACAGCTGTGAGCTGAACGGCTACCTCTCCGTGGCCATCACCATGAGCGAGTTCCTGGGCGTGGCCCACTGCTGTCTCAATCCCATGCTCTACACGTTCGCGGGCGTCAAGTTCCGTAGTGACCTGTCGCGCCTCCTGACCAAGCTGGGCTGTGCCGGCCCCGCCTCCCTCTGCCAGTTCTTCCCTACCTGGCGCAAGAGCAGTCTCTCTGAGTCAGAGAATGCCACCTCCCTCACCACCTTCTAGGTCCCGGCCCCCTTCGTTTCTGCTTTCCTTGGGGGATGCGGTGTTACTGGAGCCCCTTCCACGGGACCTGGGATCCTAAGAGCTCGCCGTGgcctggctgtgtcctcacatggggcAGCTGGATGAACCAACCCCTCTCTCCAGGACATCCCTGCCATCGCTTCTTCCAGCcccagggctgggctgcaggccggggaggggaggcagcccaAAGGCAAGAGCAGAGGATACCTGTGCCCGGCTGTATCCCCCGGGGCTGAGatgacccccccacacacacacacaccttgtttCATCTTAACCATTGGAAGCTCAAGAAACAACTTTTACTTCTGCCCTGGCCCATTGCGGAAGTCAGTCCCCTCCCAGAATGCACTCCGTCAGCTCAGGGACCACCCACCTGCACCACTACCCACCTCTCCTCTCGCCCCACCTGCCGAAAGAAGCTAGAGGCTGAGCACCGGGGGATGGATGGAGGTCAAGGCCGAGGAAAGGCCAGCTGGCAAAAGAACGCGGCCTTAATGTCTCAGTCACTAACAAACACAGACGTTCTGCCGGGCCTCCAGCCCTGCAGCATCTTGACCAGGCAGGAAACTCAGACTGACCCAATCCCGGAAGCTGCTCCTGGCCCTGACCAAAATGGCCCCGGGCCAGCCCCGCGTCACTGGGCCCTGGGAGGTCTGCAGACTGAGGGCAGACTCCAGGCGCCCTCAGAGACCAGCCAGCCAGTGTCCTACAGAAGAAAGAAGGCCCAGCCAGCAGAGAGAAGCCACTGACAGGAAAGATTCTCCTTCCTTAGCCCCAAGGAGGCGCAAGTAAAAACCAAGGCCTGCTGTCTTCTCTGCCCAGCGTAAAGAGGGCCAGGGGCAGTAGGGTCCGGGGTCCCGGCGGGTCTGGACACTGATAAGGAAGGAGGCAGTTCGTTCCTTCCCGCCCCCCCTCTCTGCAAGCTACACAGCAAAGGGGTCGCAATCGCACGGAGGGAGCACTTCGCCGAGAGTCAGAACGGAGATGGAGACCCGGCCCCCAGAGAAGGACGACAGACTGAAAGGGGCTTCTGGGGGTCATCACATCCAGCGCCCTGCCTGCAGGCCAAACCCAGAGCTTGcctgtctctctgggcctcagcaaGAGCCACGAGGCATCCCCTTCGTCTAGGCAGGGTGAAAAGCAGGCCTGGGCAGGGAAGTCCCCGAGCCTCAGGAAGCCAAGCCCTGCCCCTGAGAGGATACTACTCAGATGGAACCAGAGGATGCTGCTCCGTGCCTGCCTGCCCAGAGagggctctccctccctcctccgcaGCCTCTGGGCTCGCCAGGGCGGGATGTCCGGGACCCCAGCACTTGCTGAGGGCACCTCTGGGTTGCCCGGTCCCGCTCAAGGCAGCTGGCCAAGTTCCCCGGGAGGCCCCCATGGTGGAATTCAGAGCTTGTGACCCCAGGAGGGAGGGCTGTATCTTCACCGTAGGACCCTGGGAAAGCCCCCGGAGCCCCGCTTTTTCTCTCCCAGCATCCAACAGTAAGCTGGGCAGTCGAGTAGCCAGACACAGAAGCAAAAAGGCAAGAGGatggattttaattttctctttttaataaaaaggcaCCTATAAAACAGGTCAATACAGTACAGGCAGCACAGAGACCCCCGGAACAAGcctaaaaattgtttcaaaataaaaaccgAGAAGATGTCTTcacatattgtatttatatatttatatttatatatatatatttatataatggtaCAAAATGGCTGGGGGTATGGCCATGGATGGAGGGAAGTAGGCTGGCCTGTGGAGTTCACCTTGGAAAGCTAGTCTGGTGGCGGAGATGGgagaagagaatgaggagggCATTAGGCCCTTTGCGGTCTGacccctctctcctctgggcAGGAAACACTTAGAGTCAGTTTGGGGAGTCTTgggtcagggtggggggggggtggttcatgGGTACAAGGCCCAGGTTGAGGCAGGGTGGGCAAAGCGCCTGGCAGGATGGAAGCTAGGTGGCCCCCAAACACAGATGTCGGGGCCCTGGCCCTGGGCCCCCGGGAAGgtgctgggggaggcaggggcctgCAGCCAGCCGGCCCCAGAGGAAGCGCTTGACCTGGCTGACGGTGGACTGAGGACAGCACCAGACTGGGAAAAGTGGGGCGAATTCCCTTTGTATCACAGCTGCCAATGCTAGACCAGACCCTGCAGATCAGGAAGGCTGGGGATGGGGCCACGGCAGAAGACCCCTGGTCTAGAAATGGCCCTCGGCCCCGGAGGCGGGCCACAGAAGGCCAGGGAACTGCCCTGCCACCTCACAAGGCAGGAAAGGAAGTGAGAAAAGGAGAAGTGTTTTACTCCTGGGGCCAAGGGGGCAAAACACTGAGTCTGTATGGCTTCAGCTCTGACCAGAGGCAGGTGGGGAGTTTTGGGAACGAGCAGGGGACTGAGGGGGAGGCAGTGGCTGCGCCTGGGCGGGCACAGAGCCCTGAGCCCGGGGCAGGGGGACCTTGCCGGTgagaaggcaggcagagaggaggcGACAGGAGGCCCCCTGCTTTTCCAACACTTTCTCTAATCCATGCTCAAAGGACGGAGGCTGGAGAGAGACAGATCTCCTCAGCCAAACCCTTTTCCTTCCGCCTTTGGTGATAGGAAGTAGGTGGCCGTTCCTGGAAGAGACGGGGCCTGGGGGTCACCTGGCCCAGGGCTACCGCAGCAGGCACAGGACCACGCGGACCACCGTGCCACCACCCCCTGGCTCCACTCAAGGGGGCCACACAgcctccacctctccctcctttccttcatcccacactggggagggaggACTTCAAGTTCTGGCCAAGGTGTAGCAGCAGGGGATACCAGCCATCCATAGCTGGGAAGCCAGGGCCCCGCGTCGCCTGTGGCGGGGCGAACACACACGCCCGTGCACACAGTCTCCTGAATCATTCAGCAACAGACAGACTGCCGCTCTGGGAGGCCTCAGCCCGGATGGGGCTCTCCAGGAGGAAGCCTCGGTGGTCTGACCTCAGTGTAGGTGCCGGGCTATCTTTCATTTCACCGTTTGGGGAAGGGACCGGAATGGTATCCTTACAGACCCAGAGACAATGCAAACACTGGGTACCTGTGTCAGACTGCATGGTCCTGAGTCCAGGAGAATGGAAGGGACAAGAAtttgaagagggagggaagggttttcttttatccttttttcttttttgtgacttctatcaaaacacagaaatacagcacacacacaaaccGGCACAAAAGCGCAGCGCTCTATTTACAGCTGCGGCTGGCACCTGCCCACCTGGCCAGCCGCctgcagggaggggtgggagagggggtcAGCCACATCAGCAGGGAGAGGAAATGaggcaggaagagacagaaggaaaaacaggtgGGAGCAGAGAAaccaagaggagagagaagctcGCGGCagaaaggaaagggacagagtggggagacctcctcctccccctctccccccacggACGCGACACAGGACTCCGAAAGCACAGCTGCAGAGGgtgggtgcagagaaagagggaagggagaggctcCATAGGACTGGGGaggaacgggcgaggggcagtcCCGGTGGTGGCCGAAATGGAACCCCAATCCAAaaccccccaccccgctctgtCACTTCCCCTTAAGCTGCCAGCACATCTGGTTTCCACAAAATGCCACGCCCCACAcaagcccctcccaccccctccaccccaccccttgaCCCAGGCCATCCCAACACTGGAGGGGAAGGAACTTTCTTAAGGTTATCATATTTGCAGTATCGCCCCAGCTCCGGCCCCGCACGGGGACTGCTAGAAGGGCAGGTTGGCCATGCTGCCCGGCGCCGGGAGGTAGCCCATCTGGCTGTCCAGAGACACGCTGCGCTGCCGCAGGGGATGGGACACCATGAGGTtctgctggggcggggggcccATGAGGGAGCCCTGTGGGGACAGCATGTGGGGGGGCTGGCTGTAGACCTCGCCCCCCACGCCCCGTTGCTTCATCAGCATGAAATTCTGCTGGGTCATGAGGCCTTGCGGAGGCGACATGACCCCCTGGTGCAGGCCGTGGGGCACCATGCCCTGCTGTGGGGGCACACCTGTCCTGCCCAGCAAGGACATCTGTCCGGGGTGGCACATGGACATGTTGAGCCCCCGCTGGACGCCCTGCTGGCCCGGGAGGTTGGGGGGCCGTGAGGGGGTCTGCTCCGCCATCATGTTCTGCAGGTTCATGAGATGCAGATTGGGGGGCTGGGCCTTGGGGGGCTGGTTCTCGCTCTTGGGGAAGTACTGGAGGGTGCTGCTTGGCTTCTCAGAGGGGATGATCCTCGACAAGTCGAACTCAGGGATCCCCGTCGGGGTGGGCCGGATCACCTCGCTCAGCTCGGGGTCGTTCAGCACTGATGCCACCCCGGGGAGCACGCCCGGCGGGTAGGCGTCGCCCATGCGCCCAGCCATGCCTTTGCCCATCAGGTGCTGCTGAGGGGGCATGGGGCCGGGCGGCTGGCTAGGCAGGTCCTCTGGGGGCAGGGGCATGCCTGAAGGGTAATGCTGCTGCaggccaggccccccacccccacccccactgggggCCATGGCACCGTGGGGCTGCTGCAGCCGAGGAGGGAAGGGCATCATCTGGGAGGAGCTGGGCACAGGGCCGCAGGGGGCATTCAGGGAGTCTGGGCCCCCTGGAGGCAGCATCATCGAGTTTTGAGGGGGCCCTCCTGTCCCCTGCGCATTGGGGTGCAATGGAATGTTGGACCCCAGAGGGGTAGGGGAGGGCAACATGGTAGGTGGGGGTTCGTGGGACAGGGGCTGCTGGCCTGGCAGGTTCATGCCCATGGGGCTCTGGGCAGCAGCCGAGTTCAGGTGCATCTGGTTGGGCTGGTTATTGCTGATCcctgtggggagagagaaaagagggtcAGAAGCTGTGTGCACCCAGCTGTGAGAGGGTGCAGAACTCagtccttccccactccccagccaGGCTCATGCCAGGAGGGGTAAGGGGCCTCCACCGTGGGCCTGTCCTGGCTGCAAGGGCATGGACTTGAGGCATTCAAGTTAGAAGCCAAGAGACCCAAGTTCTGGCCCAGTTTGCCATGGGGTCATCATTGGATGTTGGAAAGACCACTGGAGTACTCTGGGCTTCGTTTCGCTAAATTGACGACAAGCGGGAACTTGACCCGGGACGTCACACCCCCATACCCAGGGCCCACTGGAAGCACACGAAAGCCAGCATAACCACAGGGGTGACTGCTGGCCATGGCATCTCTTCCCGTGCCCGGTGCCCACACCAGCTCTCCTCCTTGCGGCCCCCTTCCCGCCTCGCACCTGGCCCAGAGCCCTGCGGCGGTGGCGGAGGGGGGAGCAGGGGCCGGTCGGGCAGCAGCTCGTCGTCAGAGGTGGCGATAGTCTTGATGGCATTGTGGTAGAGCGGGGTAGAGCTGGGCATGGCGTACTTGGACATCTGGGACATCATCAGTGACAGGGGGTTCTGGGAAGGCGTGGGGTCTGGGGAGGAAGTGAATGGCAGGCTGGGGTTCATGAGGCCGCTGGGAGGGTTGGCGGGAGGCGCTGAGGAGCTGCTCCGGGGGCCGCTAGGCGGGAGGGCACCTACAGAAGcggggagacagaaagagcgGGAGTGACTGGGGAGGGGAAGACGAATTTGGCTGCTCACGTTGTGGGTGAGGGAAAGGCCAGCTCCCGAATCTCCCGACTCCTCCAAGCGCACCTCCGTTCCAGTGTTCTGCTCAGCACCCTCAACGTGGACCCCCGCTATCACTACAGCCCACCCGTCTTCAAGCAACTCCTGCAGCCTCAGGGGTCCAGACAGTGGGGAGACCCCAAGTATGAACCCCTCAAAATGCCTGGGAGATCACCACGGCGCTCCCTGCGGAAGCTCACGCCCAGCTGGTGACATGTGCCCCTTAAGCAGAGCCATCCACCTCTGCGCCCGGATACAGACACCTTCACTCACTTGCCTGCCCCAGCCCGAACACGCCCCCCGACCCCGGGAGGTTCCCAGTGCCAGAGTCCAGTGCCTCCCTGCCTGGCCTGGCGGACTTACCCTGTTCCATGTTGCCCAGGGTGGTGGAAGAGTTCATGTTGAGAGGCGGCTGCTTGTTCTGGGGGACCCCAGGGCTGGGCATGGCTGTCTTGGGTGAGGCGACCCAGCCCGGAGAAGGCACCGCCATGGAAGGAGACTTGAGCCTGCTGGGCGAGCCAGTGGGCGAACGGACACTGAGAGAGGAGCTGAGGACCTGGGGTGACTTGAGAGGTCCCGGTGGGTTGGCCGAAGGCAAGGGCACCATCTGTGAGGGAGTCTGGGGTGATTTGAGGTTGGCAGAGGGCGATGTGACCAGGGGTGAGTGCACCTGGCTAAGGGTGGGCGACTTCAGGTGCCCCATGCCTGGTGAGCCCATCTGATTAATACTGATGGTGAGGTCTGAAGGCCGTCTGCCCAGCCCCCGACTGGGGGCCGAATGCACGGACCCGGGAGGATTGGACGCGGGGGGCAGAGGCATGTGGCTGAGCCGGGTGGTGCCCACATTGCCCATGGGCATCGAGCTCTGGTCAGGACTGAACATGTCTTGAGTATTGCCCATGTCCTGGGGCATGGCTTGGTAGGGTCCCTGGCCCCCAGAGAATCCCTGCTGGCCCTGGTTGGGAAACTGTGAGGGCATAAGCATCTTCTGCGGGCCACCCATCATGCCACTGCTGTTCTGGGCCCGCACCCGGGCCATCTCCTCAGGGCTGAGGCCCTGCGGCCCCATCATGTCCCCCGGGCCCCGCATCTTCTGCGACATCAGCATCTGCTGCTGTGGGGTCATCTGGACGTTCAGGTTCATGTTCATGTTCATGTTCACATTCATGTTCATGTTGAGGTTGCCTGGCCCCATGGGAGGGTCCACCTCTCTCAGCCCAGACTGCCCCATGGGGGGGCTCAGGAGGCCCCGGCCTCCACCAAACTCCATGCCCATGGGGGTGCCCGCCAGGCCCTCGCCACCAGCCATCTGCCCGGGGAATATGGCCGGATCCATCTGCCGATGCGCCTGCATCATCCGCTCCATCTCCATGCCCTGCCCCATGGCGCTGCCTGCCATGCCCAGGGGGCGTTGCATGCCCATCGACCGCTTCTCCAGCAGCTGGTGCCGCAGTAGCTCCTCCCGGACCCGAGGGGTCATGAATCGCTCTGCTTCGCCCTGCCCCCCTGGGTAGGGCACAGCATTCTGGGCAAAATTGCCGGGGCCCCCCATGGGGGGCAAGTCTTCGGTCCAGCCCATACCCGGCCTCACAGGCCTCTGCATGGCATTCATGGGCACCTCCATGGGCATACCCTGCATGCCCCCAAACCCAGGCACCCGTTGCATCTGGTTGCCGGGGAAACGGGGGCCTGGAAAGGGAGGTCCGCCCCGGAGCTGCATGGGATCTTGGACGTCCATGGGTCCCCGCAGCTGGGCACCCATCCCTGGTGGCCACTGATCCCCAGGCTTGCTGTGGTAGGGAGGCGGCGGCCCCCTCACCATCATGCCCCCCATGCCCATCATGTCCTGCAAAGGGCGGCCCCCGTGCAGCCCAATCTGCTCCTCCTTCCGCCGCTTCTCCTCGTAGTATTCTTCCTGCAGCTTGCGCCAGGCCACCTGCTCCGGCGTCAGGCTGTCCTGACCCAGCCTCTGCATCATCATGTTCATCTGTTGCCCCATGTCGCCGCCCGGGGGGTGCCCAGGCACTTCATGCTCCAGCGGGGGGCCCCCTAGGCTCTGCGTCTGTGAAATCATGGACTGCAAGGGCTCCTCGTACTTCTTCAGCCCGCTGGGAGGGGCCGCAGGGGGCTgctggggggcgggaggggcttGTGCTGGTGGGCCCCCCTCCACGGCTCCTCCTGGGGGCCCCTTGAGGAAGGGCTCGGTCTCCCCGCTGCGGAGCAACAGCCGCTCAATGTCTCGAAGCGTCTGGAGGGAGCGCTCCCGATGCTCCAGCTGCTCCTTGGACAGGCCTTCCGAGCCCACCAGGCTCCGCTGCCCGTTCCCGGTGGGGGCGGCCTCCCCCAGCAGGGCAGGGCCCGGGGCGCTGCCGGGGTCTCCTCCAGGAGGCAGCGGGTTATTGGCGGTGGCGGCTGTAGGGGTGTTGGGGTGGGTGCCCCCGGCGCCACCGCCCGTGCTGGCGGCTCCCACGGAGTTGGGTGTCAGGTCCTGACCGGTGTCCTCGGGAGGACCCTCCGAAGGCAGGGCGGGCGGTGCGCtgccaggggcggggggcggcgggggcggcggcagTGGCTGGGGCTGCGGCGTGCCTGCTGATGGCGTGCTTAGGGGTAGCGGTTCTGGGGTAGGTGGCACTTTCGGGGCCTGCAGGacgacagaggcagagtgtgagacAGCTAAGGGGATGCGCCGGCCAATCCTCCTGTTCACAGAGGCGCCGCACCCACCTGGTCCAGCTTGGCCCGGGGCACGTTCTGCTGGTGGTAGGTGAGGATGGAGTCGGCCCGGCCCTGAAGCACCGCCTCAGCAGCCCTGCACGGGAGGGAGGGTCGGGCACAGAGAGCTCAgagagggggcgggagggagcccctgccctcccccagcccaacCTAAGCCTGGCTCCCTGCAGCCACACACTCAGGCTGAGGGGCACTGGGGAAAGGGAGCCGGCTCGGCCTGCCCCGAGGCACTTACGTGTTGGCCAGGTGGGTGGTGAAGACGTACACGTACTGCGAGGGAGGCTTTCCGGggacgcccccacccccgcccccaggggcATCAGGCCGGAGGCCTGGCGGAGGCccgtggggggcgcctggggcgcTGCTCTCGCTGAGGGGCAGTTGGGCGGCTTGGCCGGGACCCAGCTGTGGGGCCGCCATGGCTGGGTCTGCTACATTACAGTCTGCTcgagagaggagagaaacagggTAAGCAGCCCAGATTTAGAAAGGAGAGCCAGCTGGcactccccaccaccccatcccAGAGATGCCCAGGGACAGACGGGCTCACTGTTCTGCAGCTCGTGCCGGCAGGGGCCGTTTGTTGTCACACTCTGGCGGTGTGTGTCTGGCTTCTACGCTTACTTGCCCGATACCAGTCCTTGACCACGACGGATAAATTGTGGGGAGCATACAGAGCCGAGGGGGAGGGAAAGTATGACCCCTCGCAAACAGGCTCCTGTGTGCCTGGCATTCTGCAGGATACTTACAGATGTGATTCCATCTAACCACAACGTCCCTGGGAGGGAGGTGTCACACACCCTAcgttacagaggaggaaacgaCTTTGGAAGGATGACATTACTCACCCAAGGTGACACAGCCCATCAGTGCAGAGCTAAAGTTTGAACCCAGGCAGGGACTGCAAAGCCCTTCTCTGAGCCACGCACtatagcgtgtgtgtgtgtgtgtgtgtgtgtgtgtgtgtgtgcgcgctccAACGGTGGGGGTGATGGTAGGAGGAGGCCAAGAGGCTGTACAGATCGATGATTCAAACGATGAATGGTTTTGCAAGCGAATCCACCATTAACGGATGTTATGACCTTATGAACATGATAGTCCGTCCCCTTAAGCCTCAGTTGTTTCGTCTACACAATGGAAATACTAACTCCCACTCTGCACAGGAGGCAGGCCAAAGAAAACTGT
Proteins encoded in this window:
- the BCL9L gene encoding B-cell CLL/lymphoma 9-like protein isoform X1, coding for MRILANKTRLPHPRRREAPGSPPLSPRGHCPPAPAKPMHPENKLTNHGKTGNGGAQSQHQNVNQGPTCNLGSKGVGAGNHGAKANQISPSNSSLKNPQAGVPPFSSLKGKVKRERSVSVDSGEQREAGTPSLDSEAKEVAPRSKRRCVLERKQPYSGDEWCSGPDSEEDDKPIGATHNCNVADPAMAAPQLGPGQAAQLPLSESSAPGAPHGPPPGLRPDAPGGGGGGVPGKPPSQYVYVFTTHLANTAAEAVLQGRADSILTYHQQNVPRAKLDQAPKVPPTPEPLPLSTPSAGTPQPQPLPPPPPPPAPGSAPPALPSEGPPEDTGQDLTPNSVGAASTGGGAGGTHPNTPTAATANNPLPPGGDPGSAPGPALLGEAAPTGNGQRSLVGSEGLSKEQLEHRERSLQTLRDIERLLLRSGETEPFLKGPPGGAVEGGPPAQAPPAPQQPPAAPPSGLKKYEEPLQSMISQTQSLGGPPLEHEVPGHPPGGDMGQQMNMMMQRLGQDSLTPEQVAWRKLQEEYYEEKRRKEEQIGLHGGRPLQDMMGMGGMMVRGPPPPYHSKPGDQWPPGMGAQLRGPMDVQDPMQLRGGPPFPGPRFPGNQMQRVPGFGGMQGMPMEVPMNAMQRPVRPGMGWTEDLPPMGGPGNFAQNAVPYPGGQGEAERFMTPRVREELLRHQLLEKRSMGMQRPLGMAGSAMGQGMEMERMMQAHRQMDPAIFPGQMAGGEGLAGTPMGMEFGGGRGLLSPPMGQSGLREVDPPMGPGNLNMNMNVNMNMNMNLNVQMTPQQQMLMSQKMRGPGDMMGPQGLSPEEMARVRAQNSSGMMGGPQKMLMPSQFPNQGQQGFSGGQGPYQAMPQDMGNTQDMFSPDQSSMPMGNVGTTRLSHMPLPPASNPPGSVHSAPSRGLGRRPSDLTISINQMGSPGMGHLKSPTLSQVHSPLVTSPSANLKSPQTPSQMVPLPSANPPGPLKSPQVLSSSLSVRSPTGSPSRLKSPSMAVPSPGWVASPKTAMPSPGVPQNKQPPLNMNSSTTLGNMEQGALPPSGPRSSSSAPPANPPSGLMNPSLPFTSSPDPTPSQNPLSLMMSQMSKYAMPSSTPLYHNAIKTIATSDDELLPDRPLLPPPPPPQGSGPGISNNQPNQMHLNSAAAQSPMGMNLPGQQPLSHEPPPTMLPSPTPLGSNIPLHPNAQGTGGPPQNSMMLPPGGPDSLNAPCGPVPSSSQMMPFPPRLQQPHGAMAPSGGGGGGPGLQQHYPSGMPLPPEDLPSQPPGPMPPQQHLMGKGMAGRMGDAYPPGVLPGVASVLNDPELSEVIRPTPTGIPEFDLSRIIPSEKPSSTLQYFPKSENQPPKAQPPNLHLMNLQNMMAEQTPSRPPNLPGQQGVQRGLNMSMCHPGQMSLLGRTGVPPQQGMVPHGLHQGVMSPPQGLMTQQNFMLMKQRGVGGEVYSQPPHMLSPQGSLMGPPPQQNLMVSHPLRQRSVSLDSQMGYLPAPGSMANLPF